In one Cervus elaphus chromosome 9, mCerEla1.1, whole genome shotgun sequence genomic region, the following are encoded:
- the LOC122700956 gene encoding LOW QUALITY PROTEIN: olfactory receptor 2M4-like (The sequence of the model RefSeq protein was modified relative to this genomic sequence to represent the inferred CDS: inserted 1 base in 1 codon): MVWRNQTLNLDFILLGIFDHRPTHIFLFSLVLGIFTVAFMGNTLMVLLIYLDTQLHTPMYFLLSQLSLMDLMLISTTVPKMAFNYLSGRKSISLAGCGIQIFFYVSLLGAECFLLAVMAYDRYVAICHPLRYTILMNQKRCVFMTVASWILGSLDGIIVLVAALSFPYCSSLEIHHFFCDVAALLPLSCADTSAFEKLLFICCVVMLVLPVSVIIGSYSRVLQAVISMDSKESRRKAFTICSSHLSVVGLYYGAAMFMYMRPASNHTPDQDKMVSAFYTIPTPMLNPLIYSLRNKEVSKGVQKMLRXRKINFIQHL; the protein is encoded by the exons ATGGTTTGGAGAAACCAGACCCTCAACTTGGACTTCATCCTGTTAGGAATCTTTGATCACAGACCCACACacatcttcctcttctctctggtcTTGGGCATCTTCACAGTGGCCTTCATGGGAAACACTCTCATGGTTCTCCTTATCTACCTGGACACCCAGCTCCACACGCCTATGTATTTTCTCCTTAGTCAATTGTCCCTCATGGACCTCATGCTGATCTCTACTACTGTACCCAAGATGGCCTTCAACTACTTGTCTGGCAGGAAATCCATCTCTCTAGCAGGTTGTGGAATCCAGATATTCTTCTATGTTTCCCTACTTGGAGCTGAATGCTTCCTGTTGGCTGTCATGGCCTATGATCGCTATGTGGCTATATGCCACCCGCTTCGATATACCATCTTGATGAATCAGAAACGCTGTGTCTTcatgactgttgcttcctggatCTTGGGCTCTCTTGATGGGATCATTGTGCTTGTAGCAGCCCTCTCATTCCCTTATTGTAGTTCCCTGGAAATTCatcactttttctgtgatgttgCTGCCCTTTTACCTCTATCTTGCGCAGACACTTCTGCATTTGAAAAATTGCTTTTTATCTGTTGTGTGGTGATGCTGGTCTTACCAGTTTCTGTGATTATTGGTTCCTATTCACGAGTCCTTCAAGCTGTCATCAGCATGGATTCCAAGGAGAGTCGCCGCAAAGCCTTCACCATCTGCTCCTCACACCTGTCTGTGGTTGGACTCTACTATGGAGCTGCCATGTTTATGTACATGAGACCAGCTTCTAATCACACACCAGACCAGGACAAGATGGTATCAGCCTTTTAtaccatccccacccccatgctGAACCCTCTCATCTACAGTCTTCGAAACAAAGAGGTATCTAAAGGAGTTCAGAAAATGTTga aaaggaaaattaattttatacagCATCTTTGA